From Populus trichocarpa isolate Nisqually-1 chromosome 19, P.trichocarpa_v4.1, whole genome shotgun sequence, a single genomic window includes:
- the LOC112325276 gene encoding uncharacterized protein LOC112325276: MSSASKAWLVAAAIGGVEALKDQGFCRWNYTLRSLHHHAKNHVRSASQAKKLSSSSSAMISNIVKEEKAKQSEESLRKVMYLSCWGPN, from the coding sequence ATGAGTTCAGCGAGTAAAGCTTGGTTGGTTGCCGCTGCTATCGGAGGTGTTGAGGCGTTGAAAGATCAAGGGTTCTGTAGGTGGAACTACACATTGAGATCCCTACACCACCATGCCAAGAACCATGTCAGATCAGCCTCTCAGGCCAAGAAGCTTTCTTCTTCATCCTCAGCCATGATCTCAAATATAGTCAAGGAAGAGAAGGCAAAACAGTCGGAGGAGTCTTTAAGAAAAGTCATGTACTTGAGTTGTTGGGGTCCAAACTGA